A genomic segment from Anabas testudineus chromosome 6, fAnaTes1.2, whole genome shotgun sequence encodes:
- the LOC113165978 gene encoding patatin-like phospholipase domain-containing protein 2, whose amino-acid sequence MLDLQKEWSISFAGCGFMGIYYVGAASCVLERCPSLIQDASKICGASAGALMAAVVTLGLPLETCCAALMNMSKEARKSRLGPLHPAYNLLQNVQDSLLGNLPDDAHVRVSGKLCVSLTRVSDGKNVLVSEFDSREELIQALLCSCFVPFYCGVIPPTYRGVHYVDGAISDNLPRCHHRNTITFSAYAGENDICPRASTLSFHEVRFSNVSIQVSSENMYRVTSTFFPPEPEAIAEICHNGYMDALRFLQENNLISSMCPLRSLETPKPACCEPVAEAEESNNNTQDKELKTTQEEHLWLDPQLIEHLPLNIKKVLCEACREAHTTGGLLSNMTKYLPKKVSSYLQSPGTQPVEPPRSLAQRLAGWIPDVPKDVSWLYGMVEDIYKQAWKDEVDDDSEMPLRRCTSLPLGLDMWDQSEENGLPETPEATPDSTLSFTWNTHGEVINMPLTPPPTPTPSSTSGFDEDATESPNGAGSGWGLGRAVGWIRNIASEQTSNLKKTKYSASVSAFK is encoded by the exons ATGCTTGATTTGCAGAAGGAATGGAGCATCTCCTTTGCAGGCTGCGGTTTTATGGGGATTTATTATGTGGGTGCTGCCAGCTGTGTGCTTGAACGGTGTCCGTCCCTGATACAGGACGCTTCGAAAATCTGCGGAGCTTCTGCAGGAGCTCTGATGGCGGCTGTCGTGACTCTTGGACTTCCTCTGG AGACTTGTTGTGCTGCCTTGATGAACATGTCTAAAGAGGCCAGAAAGAGCAGGCTGGGGCCCCTGCACCCAGCGTACAACCTGCTGCAGAACGTCCAGGACTCCCTGCTGGGGAACCTTCCAGACGACGCACACGTCAGAGTCTCCGGGAAGCTCTGCGTGTCTTTGACCCGAGTGTCTGATGGGAAGAACGTACTAGTGTCAGAGtttgacagcagagaggagctcaTTCAG GCCCTTCTGTGCAGCTGCTTTGTCCCTTTCTACTGCGGTGTTATCCCACCTACCTACCGAGGAGTG CACTATGTGGACGGCGCCATCAGTGACAACTTGCCTCGCTGTCACCACAGAAACACCATCACGTTCTCTGCGTATGCCGGTGAGAACGACATTTGCCCCCGAGCGAGCACTCTCAGCTTTCACGAGGTGCGCTTCAGCAATGTCAGCATCCAGGTCAGCTCCGAGAACATGTACAGAGTCACCAGCACCTTCTTCCCTCCAGAGCCTGAG gctATTGCTGAAATCTGCCACAATGGCTACATGGATGCTCTCCGCTTCCTGCAAGAGAACA ATCTGATCAGCAGTATGTGTCCACTGAGGAGTTTAGAGACACCGAAACCTGCTTGTTGTGAGCCGGTGGCTGAAGCTGAAGAATCaaataacaacacacaggaCAAGGAATTAAAAACGACTCAGGAAGAGCACTTATGGCTGGATCCACAGCTCATCGAGCACCTCCCTCTGAACATCAAAAAAG tattgTGTGAGGCCTGTAGAGAGGCACATACCACCGGTGGTCTGCTGTCCAACATGACCAAGTACCTGCCAAAGAAAGTGAGCTCTTACCTGCAGAGCCCTGGTACTCAGCCTGTGGAGCCGCCACGCTCTCTAGCCCAGAG ACTAGCAGGTTGGATCCCAGATGTGCCCAAGGATGTGAGCTGGCTCTACGGTATGGTGGAAGACATATACAAACAAGCTTGGAAGGACGAAGTGGATGACGACAG tgagATGCCGCTGCGCAGATGCACCAGCTTGCCGTTGGGCCTCGACATGTGGGATCAGAGTGAAGAAAATGGTCTCCCGGAGACCCCAGAGGCTACGCCCGACTCCACCCTCAGCTTTACCTGGAACACACATGGTGAGGTCATCAACATGCCGCTGACTCCACCCCCTACACCCACCCCTAGCTCCACCTCTGGGTTTGATGAAGACGCCACAGAGTCGCCAAACGGCGCAGGTAGCGGCTGGGGTTTGGGCAGAGCTGTGGGTTGGATCCGAAATATTGCATCTGAGCAAACTTCGAACttgaagaaaactaaatattcaGCGTCTGTTTCTGCATTcaagtaa
- the LOC113166066 gene encoding UPF0676 protein C1494.01-like has translation MSIPVVDFGAYSLSEKDLTEEQLHKLSNELKTAFTEVGFVFLENTGITEEEVDHVMDICKKFFLQPEELKQPFSRKSFANNPNHGWVSLETERLNPRRPGDLKEAFNTASLHPDIKWPSSEALKEFKEIQTSFFLRCKELSLRVLRVMALSLGLDPELFLNAHSLIGTDKNGTTLRSLYYPPVESEKAKEGQLRCGEHSDYGSITLLFQSSEGLQVRKRSGEVICAPIIPGTVLINIADLMQRWTSDQFVSVRHRVLLPPVGDSSTRQSLAFFVQPDDDVLITCCDGSNKYPPITAGDYLMERFNDSYGRN, from the exons ATGAGCATTCCTGTAGTGGACTTTGGTGCATACAGCCTCAGTGAGAAAGATCTTACTGAGGAGCAGCTGCACAAGTTGAGCAACGagctgaaaacagcttttacagaagttggatttgtttttctggagaACACTGGGATCACTGAGGAGGAG GTGGACCATGTTATGGACATATGTAAGAAATTCTTCCTGCAGCCAGAGGAGCTGAAGCAGCCCTTCAGCAGGAAAAGCTTTGCCAACAATCCCAACCACGGCTGGGTGTCTTTGGAGACGGAGAG GTTGAACCCACGTCGACCCGGAGACCTAAAGGAGGCGTTCAACACTGCTTCTCTTCATCCTGACATA AAGTGGCCGTCGTCTGAGGCTCTAAAGGAGTTCAAGGAGATCCAGACATCTTTCTTCCTGCGCTGCAAAGAGCTGAGTCTGCGGGTGCTGAGAGTCATGGCCCTCAGCCTGGGTCTGGACCCAGAACTGTTCCTGAATGCACACAGTTTAATAGGAA CTGATAAAAACGGTACAACTCTGCGGTCCCTCTACTACCCACCAGTGGAAAGTGAAAAGGCGAAGGAGGGTCAGCTGCGATGTGGAGAGCATTCAGACTACGGCAGCATCACTCTGCTGTTCCAGAGCTCTGAAGGTCTGCAG GTCCGTAAACGTTCAGGTGAAGTCATCTGTGCTCCCATCATCCCCGGGACAGTCCTCATCAACATCGCTGACCTGATGCAGCGCTGGACAAGtgatcagtttgtgtctgtg CGCCACAGGGTTTTGTTGCCTCCTGTTGGAGACTCCAGCACACGTCAGTCTTTGGCTTTCTTTGTTCAGCCGGATGACGACGTTCTGATCACCTGCTGCGATGGATCCAACAAATATCCTCCAATTACAGCTGGTGACTATCTGATGGAGCGCTTCAATGACTCGTACGGACGAAACTGA
- the LOC113166157 gene encoding UPF0676 protein C1494.01-like, producing MSIPVVDFGAYSLSETDVTEEQLHSLVQELKTAFTQVGVVLLKNTGITEEEVDHVMDISKTFFLQPDELKQPFLRGSFTNLPNHGWVPLETERLNPRRPGDLKEAFNIVSLHPDIKWPSSDPVQEFRDVLTSFYLRCKVLSLRVLRVMALSLGLDPEVFLNAHSLIGTDKNGTTLRSLCYPPVERDKAKEGQVRCGEHSDYGSITLLFQSCEGLQVRSQSGEFINAPAIRGTVLINIADLMQRWTSDQFVSVRHRVLLPPVGDSSTRQSLAFFVHPEDDVLITCCDGANKYPPITAGDYLMERFNQSYGQN from the exons atgagcaTCCCTGTGGTGGACTTTGGTGCGTACAGCCTCAGTGAGACAGATGTGACTGAGGAGCAGCTGCACAGTTTAGTCCAGGAGCTGAAAACTGCTTTTACACAAGTTGGAGTTGTTTTGCTGAAGAACACTGGGATCactgaggaggag GTGGACCATGTTATGGACATATCCAAGACCTTCTTCCTGCAGCCAGATGAGCTGAAACAGCCCTTCCTCAGAGGCAGCTTCACCAACCTTCCCAACCACGGCTGGGTGCCTTTGGAGACTGAGAG GTTGAACCCGCGTCGACCCGGTGACCTTAAGGAGGCGTTCAACATTGTTTCACTTCACCCTGACATA AAATGGCCATCATCAGATCCTGTACAAGAGTTCAGGGACGTCCTGACGTCTTTCTACCTGCGCTGCAAAGTGCTGAGTCTGCGGGTTTTGAGAGTCATGGCCCTCAGCCTGGGTCTGGACCCAGAGGTGTTCCTGAATGCACACAGCTTAATAGGAA CTGATAAAAACGGTACAACTCTGCGGTCCCTCTGCTACCCACCAGTGGAACGTGACAAAGCAAAGGAGGGTCAGGTGCGATGTGGAGAGCATTCAGACTACGGCAGCATCACGCTGTTGTTCCAGAGCTGTGAAGGTCTGCAG GTCCGTAGTCAGTCAGGGGAGTTCATCAATGCTCCAGCCATTCGTGGGACAGTTCTCATCAACATCGCTGACCTGATGCAGCGATGGACCAGCgatcagtttgtgtctgtg CGCCACAGGGTTTTGTTGCCTCCCGTCGGAGACTCCAGCACACGTCAGTCTTTGGCTTTCTTCGTCCATCCAGAAGATGACGTTCTGATCACCTGCTGCGATGGCGCCAACAAATATCCTCCAATTACAGCTGGCGACTATCTGATGGAGCGCTTCAACCAATCATATGGGCAAAACTAA
- the LOC113166156 gene encoding 2-oxoglutarate-dependent dioxygenase htyE-like: MSIPVVDFGAYSLDETDVSDKQLSKLSNELKTAFTEVGFVFLENTGITEEEVDHVMDICKKFFLQPEELKQPFSRKSFANNPNHGWVSLETERLNPRRPGDLKEAFNLTSLHPDIKWPSSDALKGFKEIQTSFFMRCKELSLRVLRVMALSLGLDPEVFLSAHSFIGTDKNDTTLRSLYYPPVESDKAKEDQVRCGEHSDYGSFTLLFQSCEGLQVCRRSGEFSGVPAIPGTVLINIADLMQRWTSDQFVSVRHRVLLPPVGDSGTRQSLAFFVHPDNDVLITCCDGSNKYPPITAADYLIERFNDSYGQN, from the exons ATGAGCATCCCTGTAGTGGACTTTGGTGCATACAGTCTGGATGAGACAGATGTTAGTGACAAGCAGCTGAGCAAGTTGAGCAACGagctgaaaacagcttttacagaagttggatttgtttttctggagaACACTGGGATCACTGAGGAGGAG GTGGACCATGTTATGGACATATGTAAGAAATTCTTCCTGCAGCCAGAGGAGCTGAAGCAGCCCTTCAGCAGGAAAAGCTTTGCCAACAATCCCAACCACGGCTGGGTGTCTTTGGAGACGGAGAG GTTGAACCCACGTCGACCCGGAGACCTAAAGGAGGCGTTCAACCTCACTTCACTCCATCCTGACATA AAATGGCCGTCATCAGATGCTTTAAAGGGGTTCAAAGAGATCCAGACATCTTTCTTTATGCGCTGCAAAGAGCTGAGTCTGCGGGTGCTCCGAGTCATGGCCCTTAGTCTGGGTTTGGACCCAGAGGTGTTCCTCAGTGCACACAGTTTCATAGGAA CTGATAAAAACGACACAACTCTGCGGTCCCTCTACTACCCACCAGTAGAAAGTGACAAAGCAAAGGAGGATCAGGTGCGATGTGGAGAGCATTCAGACTACGGCAGCTTCACGCTGTTGTTCCAGAGCTGTGAAGGTCTGCAG GTTTGTAGACGTTCAGGGGAATTCAGCGGTGTCCCTGCAATCCCCGGGACAGTCCTCATCAACATCGCTGACCTGATGCAGCGCTGGACAAGtgatcagtttgtgtctgtg CGCCACAGGGTTTTGTTGCCTCCTGTTGGAGACTCCGGCACACGTCAGTCTTTGGCTTTCTTTGTCCATCCTGATAATGACGTTCTGATCACCTGCTGCGACGGATCCAACAAATATCCTCCAATTACAGCTGCTGACTATCTGATCGAGCGCTTCAATGACTCGTACGGACAAAACTGA